From the genome of Salvelinus namaycush isolate Seneca chromosome 10, SaNama_1.0, whole genome shotgun sequence, one region includes:
- the LOC120054729 gene encoding 40S ribosomal protein S27-like isoform X2, which translates to MSLAKDLMHPTLVAERQRHKKKRLVQSPNSYFMDVKCPGCYRITTVFSHAQRVVPCGGCSFVLCQPRGGKCRLTEGCSFRRKQH; encoded by the exons ATGTCG CTCGCTAAGGACCTAATGCACCCTACTTTGGTGGCTGAGAGGCAAAGACACAAGAAGAAGAGGTTGGTTCAGAGTCCCAACTCCTACTTCATGGATGTAAAATGCCCAG GCTGCTACAGGATCACCACAGTGttcagtcatgcccagagagtGGTGCCCTGTGGCGGCTGCTCCTTCGTCCTGTGCCAGCCCAGAGGGGGGAAATGTCGCCTCACTGAGG GCTGCTCATTCAGAAGAAAGCAACACTGA
- the LOC120054729 gene encoding 40S ribosomal protein S27-like isoform X1 codes for MSLAKDLMHPTLVAERQRHKKKRLVQSPNSYFMDVKCPGCYRITTVFSHAQRVVPCGGCSFVLCQPRGGKCRLTEGKKLYSHIAQEPELIQ; via the exons ATGTCG CTCGCTAAGGACCTAATGCACCCTACTTTGGTGGCTGAGAGGCAAAGACACAAGAAGAAGAGGTTGGTTCAGAGTCCCAACTCCTACTTCATGGATGTAAAATGCCCAG GCTGCTACAGGATCACCACAGTGttcagtcatgcccagagagtGGTGCCCTGTGGCGGCTGCTCCTTCGTCCTGTGCCAGCCCAGAGGGGGGAAATGTCGCCTCACTGAGGGTAAGAAGTTGTACAGTCACATTGCTCAAGAGCCTGAACTTATACAGTAG
- the LOC120054732 gene encoding ras-related protein Rab-8A codes for MAKSYDYLFKLLLIGDSGVGKTCVLFRFSEDAFNSTFISTIGIDFKIRTIELDGKKIKLQIWDTAGQERFRTITTAYYRGAMGIMLVFDITNEKSFENIKNWIRNIEEHASADVEKMVLGNKCDVNDKRQVSKDRGEKLALEYGIKFMETSAKANINVENAFMTLARDIKAKMDKKLEGNSPQGSSQGVKITEQPKKSSFFRCTLL; via the exons ATGGCGAAGTCTTACGATTACTTGTTCAAATTACTGTTAATCGGCGATTCTGGCGTCGGAAAGACTTGTGTGTTGTTCAGATTTTCAGAAGATGCGTTTAACTCAACGTTTATCTCGACAATAG GTATTGATTTCAAAATTAGAACAATAGAACTAGACGGGAAGAAGATCAAGCTACAGATATG GGACACAGCTGGCCAGGAGCGGTTTCGAACAATCACAACGGCATATTACAGAGGAGCCATG GGCATCATGTTAGTCTTCGACATCACCAACGAGAAGTCATTTGAAAACATCAAGAACTGGATAAGAAATATAGAGGAG CATGCCTCTGCAGATGTGGAGAAGATGGTGCTGGGCAACAAGTGTGACGTCAATGACAAGCGACAGGTGTCCAAAGACAGAGGGGAGAAG TTAGCGTTGGAGTACGGTATTAAGTTTATGGAGACCAGTGCAAAGGCCAACATCAACGTGGAGAAT GCATTTATGACCCTTGCCAGAGACATCAAGGCGAAAATGGACAAGAAACTG GAGGGCAACAGTCCTCAGGGCAGCAGTCAGGGGGTGAAGATCACAGAGCAGCCCAAGAAGAGCAGTTTCTTCCGCTGCACCCTCCTGTGA
- the LOC120054731 gene encoding hematopoietic SH2 domain-containing protein homolog isoform X1 has protein sequence MDGTQTQGRHDTLSWFTEFQLDCVIRNGVVPEWFHGIISRKVAEEMLLSNPTGYFLIRVSESRIGYTLSYRATDRCRHFMIDVLKDNHYIIVGEDMHHSSLQDLVNFHRRGPIMPFNELLTVACGQVSKDKTDYAELLFPKRPAMNPNHGVLPNNPPHMNSSTHLKVAEDIPPALPHRPSTLCDPAGPSPNTSKPPVSPNTPSPRLYPCLETELNTLSFQTPSMVGHTAKPVPLPRKMHVVTTAQPDQPPELPARGPALPQRKDKDQSSTTSKGPTEPRTVGTGRPQTRPNTHHQDPNSNQQKNQDVKSVVSNLTYFKRKFHKKRSASQEHMYAEVSVEDEQGQDQGKLTALEARDRDIDTAADNEYQMLPGEIDNGLPPITAVTAVRPTDSGLPPEYRTPPPFAPGY, from the exons ATGGATGGAACACAGACTCAGGGAAGACATGACACCCTTTCCTGGTTCACTGAGTTCCAACTGGACTGTGTCATCAGGAATGGGGTAGTTCCAGAATGGTTCCATGGCATTATTTCCAGGAA GGTTGCTGAGGAAATGCTCCTGTCCAATCCCACAGGCTACTTCCTGATCCGTGTCAGTGAAAGCAGGATAGGATACACACTCTCCTATCG TGCCACTGATCGGTGCAGGCACTTCATGATCGATGTGCTGAAGGACAATCACTACATTATTGTAGGAGAGGACATGCATCACAGCTCACTGCAAGACCTGGTGAACTTTCACCGCAGGGGGCCTATCATGCCTTTCAATGAGCTGCTGACTGTAGCTTGTGGACAG GTATCAAAGGACAAGACTGATTATGCAGAACTGTTATTCCCCAAAAGACCAGCCATGAACCCTAATCATGGTGTGTTGCCAAATAACCCCCCACACATGAACAGTAGTACTCATCTGAAAGTAGCTGAGGACATTCCACCTGCCCTCCCACATCGTCCCAGCACACTGTGTGACCCTGCCGGCCCATCTCCAAACACTAGCAAACCACCTGTATCTCCAAACACCCCTTCTCCCAGACTATACCCCTGCCTGGAGACTGAGTTAAACACACTGAGCTTCCAAACCCCAAGCATG GTAGGTCATACTGCTAAACCAGTGCCATTGCCCAGGAAGATGCATGTAGTCACCACGGCCCAGCCGGACCAACCTCCTGAATTACCTGCCAGAGGCCCTGCTCTACCACAGAGAAAGGACAAGGACCAGAGCAGCACAACATCTAAAGGTCCCACAGAACCCAGGACTGTGGGTACAGGCAGACCACAGACCCGACCAAACACACACCACCAGGACCCAAACTCCAACCAACAGAAGAATCAAGATGTAAAGTCAGTGGTCAGCAACCTGACCTACTTCAAGAGGAAGTTCCATAAGAAGAGAAGTGCCTCTCAGGAGCACATGTATGCAGAGGTTAGTGTGGAGGATGAGCAGGGGCAAGACCAGGGGAAACTCACAGCCCTGGAGGCTAGAGATAGGGATATTGATACAGCTGCTGATAACGAGTATCAGATGCtaccaggagagattgacaatGGCCTTCCACCCATCACTGCTGTCACCGCTGTTAGACCCACGGACAGTGGGTTACCGCCAGAGTATCGGACCCCTCCTCCTTTTGCCCCTGGATACTAA
- the LOC120054731 gene encoding hematopoietic SH2 domain-containing protein homolog isoform X2, whose amino-acid sequence MLLSNPTGYFLIRVSESRIGYTLSYRATDRCRHFMIDVLKDNHYIIVGEDMHHSSLQDLVNFHRRGPIMPFNELLTVACGQVSKDKTDYAELLFPKRPAMNPNHGVLPNNPPHMNSSTHLKVAEDIPPALPHRPSTLCDPAGPSPNTSKPPVSPNTPSPRLYPCLETELNTLSFQTPSMVGHTAKPVPLPRKMHVVTTAQPDQPPELPARGPALPQRKDKDQSSTTSKGPTEPRTVGTGRPQTRPNTHHQDPNSNQQKNQDVKSVVSNLTYFKRKFHKKRSASQEHMYAEVSVEDEQGQDQGKLTALEARDRDIDTAADNEYQMLPGEIDNGLPPITAVTAVRPTDSGLPPEYRTPPPFAPGY is encoded by the exons ATGCTCCTGTCCAATCCCACAGGCTACTTCCTGATCCGTGTCAGTGAAAGCAGGATAGGATACACACTCTCCTATCG TGCCACTGATCGGTGCAGGCACTTCATGATCGATGTGCTGAAGGACAATCACTACATTATTGTAGGAGAGGACATGCATCACAGCTCACTGCAAGACCTGGTGAACTTTCACCGCAGGGGGCCTATCATGCCTTTCAATGAGCTGCTGACTGTAGCTTGTGGACAG GTATCAAAGGACAAGACTGATTATGCAGAACTGTTATTCCCCAAAAGACCAGCCATGAACCCTAATCATGGTGTGTTGCCAAATAACCCCCCACACATGAACAGTAGTACTCATCTGAAAGTAGCTGAGGACATTCCACCTGCCCTCCCACATCGTCCCAGCACACTGTGTGACCCTGCCGGCCCATCTCCAAACACTAGCAAACCACCTGTATCTCCAAACACCCCTTCTCCCAGACTATACCCCTGCCTGGAGACTGAGTTAAACACACTGAGCTTCCAAACCCCAAGCATG GTAGGTCATACTGCTAAACCAGTGCCATTGCCCAGGAAGATGCATGTAGTCACCACGGCCCAGCCGGACCAACCTCCTGAATTACCTGCCAGAGGCCCTGCTCTACCACAGAGAAAGGACAAGGACCAGAGCAGCACAACATCTAAAGGTCCCACAGAACCCAGGACTGTGGGTACAGGCAGACCACAGACCCGACCAAACACACACCACCAGGACCCAAACTCCAACCAACAGAAGAATCAAGATGTAAAGTCAGTGGTCAGCAACCTGACCTACTTCAAGAGGAAGTTCCATAAGAAGAGAAGTGCCTCTCAGGAGCACATGTATGCAGAGGTTAGTGTGGAGGATGAGCAGGGGCAAGACCAGGGGAAACTCACAGCCCTGGAGGCTAGAGATAGGGATATTGATACAGCTGCTGATAACGAGTATCAGATGCtaccaggagagattgacaatGGCCTTCCACCCATCACTGCTGTCACCGCTGTTAGACCCACGGACAGTGGGTTACCGCCAGAGTATCGGACCCCTCCTCCTTTTGCCCCTGGATACTAA